One part of the Pseudoliparis swirei isolate HS2019 ecotype Mariana Trench chromosome 6, NWPU_hadal_v1, whole genome shotgun sequence genome encodes these proteins:
- the nts gene encoding neurotensin/neuromedin N, whose product MRAQVAFMLLLCSPCGGLCSDVEQEQRALEEELLGRFAAKMAQNRQSAPYWRVSLVNLCRMVNSLGQEAWSGGEDEEEEEEEEAGRELREGRSLQLQEELFNLHVICRALQSREGRLLHDAPAEDAVLKRKSPYILKRRAALGLKSRRPYILKRSAAY is encoded by the exons ATGCGGGCTCAGGTGGCGttcatgctcctcctctgctccccgtGTGGAGGACTCTgctcag ACGTGGAGCAAGAGCAGCgagcgctggaggaggagctcctggGCCGCTTCGCTGCTAAG ATGGCACAGAATAGGCAgagcgccccctactggcgcGTGTCGCTCGTCAACCTGTGCAGGATGGTGAACAGCCTGGGCCAGGAGGCGTGGAGCGGCGgcgaggacgaagaggaggaggaggaggaggaggcgggccgtgagctgagggaggggaggagcctccagctgcaggaggagctgtTCAACCTGCACGTCATCTGCAGAGCGCTGCAGAGCCGGGAggggagg CTACTCCACGACGCCCCAGCGGAGGACGCCGTGCTGAAGAGGAAGTCCCCGTACATCCTGAAGAGGCGAGCGGCGCTCGGCCTGAAGAGCCGGAGGCCGTACATCCTGAAGAGGAGCGCCGCCTACTGA